A single window of Bombus pascuorum chromosome 1, iyBomPasc1.1, whole genome shotgun sequence DNA harbors:
- the LOC132916012 gene encoding hymenoptaecin-like, whose amino-acid sequence MKFIVLALFCMVAYAAAQEIEPEAVEEYYGSPRFRRHADPQGSVVIQGQKPLSGPDRRPSLDVDYHQRVYDKNGVNADAYGGLNIRPGQPAQPHLGVQIGREYKNGFIRGYSQAERGPGGRISPSFGIGGGFRFRRDVDDVMSEELGY is encoded by the exons atGAAATTCATCGTGCTGGCTCTCTTCTGCATGGTTGCATACGCCGCTGCTCAAGAAATTGAACCTGAAGCTGTGGAAGAATACTAC GGCTCTCCTCGTTTTCGACGACACGCCGACCCTCAAGGGTCCGTCGTTATCCAGGGACAGAAACCATTAAGCGGACCGGATCGTCGTCCATCCTTGGACGTCGATTATCATCAACGCGTCTATGACAAAAACGGAGTGAACGCGGACGCATACGGTGGACTGAATATTCGTCCAGGACAGCCTGCTCAACCACACTTGGGTGTCCAAATCGGGCGTGAATACAAGAATGGCTTCATCAGAGGATACAGCCAGGCTGAACGCGGTCCTGGTGGCAGAATCTCTCCCAGCTTCGGCATTGGTGGTGGATTCAGATTCAGACGCGACGTCGATGACGTGATGTCAGAGGAACTAGGATATTAA
- the LOC132916011 gene encoding hymenoptaecin-like, translating into MKFIVLALFCMAAYAAAQEIEPEAVEEYYGSPRFRRHADPQGSVVIQGQKPLSGPDRRPSLDVDYHQRVYDRNGVNADAYGGLNIRPGQPAQPHLGVQIGREYKNGFIRGYSQAERGPGGRISPSFGIGGGFRFRRDVDDVMSEELGY; encoded by the exons ATGAAATTCATCGTGCTGGCTCTCTTCTGCATGGCTGCATACGCCGCTGCTCAAGAAATTGAACCTGAAGCTGTGGAAGAATACTAC GGCTCTCCTCGTTTTCGACGACACGCCGACCCTCAAGGGTCCGTCGTTATCCAGGGACAGAAACCATTAAGCGGACCGGATCGTCGTCCATCCTTGGACGTCGATTATCATCAACGCGTCTATGACAGAAACGGAGTGAACGCGGACGCGTACGGTGGACTGAATATTCGTCCAGGACAGCCTGCTCAACCACACTTGGGTGTCCAAATCGGGCGTGAATACAAGAATGGCTTCATCAGAGGATACAGCCAGGCTGAACGCGGTCCTGGCGGCAGAATCTCTCCCAGCTTCGGCATTGGTGGTGGATTCAGATTCAGACGCGACGTCGATGACGTGATGTCAGAGGAACTAGGATATTAA
- the LOC132915807 gene encoding lysophospholipid acyltransferase 6 isoform X1, with the protein MTTTMEDYYDGSRTFSWLADFIDVPIDQVNFLLTQFTALILAGFLRTFLSPVAVTAATRHVFGLVIGLALGYFCFGRQAIHLAGLPALCYIAMRTQNPRNIQRVVLTTAMLYLSCVHYHRQMYNYGSYTLDITGPLMVITQKVTSLAYSIHDGLTRREEELTPTQRYQAVKKMPTTLEYFSYVFHFQALMAGPVIFYRDYIDFIHGRNLTGARALTGCDKNSAHYDEIVLEPSPTPVVIKKVIVSLLCAAMFVTFIPTYPIQKLKDDDFLENTTVFYKMWFLMVTTMLVRFKYYHAWIFADAICNNSGIGFNGYDKNGEPKWDLASNVDVYGFEMSLNMRDSIEHWNKGTNRWLRSIVYERTQYNKVVFTYALSALWHGFYPGYYLTFANGAFFTMVSRVTRRNIRPYFLGSKGMKFLYDALTFTTTRLLMAYMTFSFILLEFVPSVKMYLYVYLIPHIIGLTLFVIAPRLPKIPSHKKITEKESKTSQELINGTARKSM; encoded by the exons GTGAATTTTCTACTAACACAGTTCACAGCACTGATATTGGCTGGATTTTTGAGAACGTTTCTTAGTCCAGTTGCCGTGACAGCAGCCACCAGACATGTATTTGGTCTCGTCATCGGCCTTGCGCTTGGATATTTCTGCTTCGGCAG GCAGGCGATTCACCTTGCAGGCCTCCCCGCCTTATGTTACATAGCAATGCGCACACAAAATCCTCGTAATATACAGAG AGTTGTGTTAACAACGGCGATGCTCTACTTATCTTGTGTGCATTACCATCGACAGATGTACAATTACGGCTCGTACACGCTCGATATCACTG GGCCACTTATGGTGATAACGCAGAAAGTGACCAGCCTTGCGTACAGCATACATGATGGGTTAACGCGACGTGAAGAGGAACTCACGCCAACGCAACGTTATCAAGCCGTGAA AAAGATGCCGACGACGTTAGAGTACTTCAGCTACGTCTTCCATTTTCAAGCGTTGATGGCTGGGCCGGTGATATTTTATCGTGATTACATCGATTTTATTCATGGACGTAATCTAACTGGAGCAAGAGCTTTGACG GGCTGTGATAAAAATTCCGCTCACTACGATGAGATAGTCCTGGAACCGTCTCCGACACCGGTCGTAATAAAAAAGGTCATAGTGAGCTTATTGTGCGCGGCTATGTTCGTGACTTTCATTCCAACATACCCAATTCAGAAGCTAAAAG ACGATGACTTCCTCGAAAATACCACggtgttttataaaatgtggTTCCTGATGGTGACCACTATGTTAGTTCGCTTTAAATACTATCACGCGTGGATCTTCGCCGATGCCATATGCAATAATTCCGGGATTGGGTTCAACGGATATGACAAGAATGGCGAACCCAAATGGGATCTAGCTTCCAATGTTGATGTTTATGGGTTTGAg ATGTCTCTGAATATGAGGGACAGTATCGAACACTGGAATAAAGGAACCAATAGGTGGCTTAGATCGATTGTATATGAAAGGACACAGTACAATAAAGTTGTGTTCACGTACGCTCTTTCTGCCTTATGGCATGGTTTTTACCCCGGTTACTATTTAACATTCGCCAATGGAGCCTTTTTTACCATGGTGTCACGTGTT ACTCGTCGTAACATACGACCATACTTCCTAGGGTCCAAGGGGATGAAGTTCCTATACGATGCGCTTACGTTCACTACAACGCGACTCTTAATGGCCTATATGACATTCAGCTTTATACTCTTGGAATTTGTACCAAGTGTGAAAATGTACct GTATGTATACCTGATTCCACATATAATCGGTTTAACTTTATTCGTGATCGCACCACGTCTTCCGAAAATTCCGTCGCACAAGAAAATAACTGAAAAGGAATCGAAAACTTCTCAGGAATTAATTAACGGAACTGCGCGTAAATCCATGTGA
- the LOC132915807 gene encoding lysophospholipid acyltransferase 6 isoform X2: MTVPGHFPGSLISSTCRSIRQAIHLAGLPALCYIAMRTQNPRNIQRVVLTTAMLYLSCVHYHRQMYNYGSYTLDITGPLMVITQKVTSLAYSIHDGLTRREEELTPTQRYQAVKKMPTTLEYFSYVFHFQALMAGPVIFYRDYIDFIHGRNLTGARALTGCDKNSAHYDEIVLEPSPTPVVIKKVIVSLLCAAMFVTFIPTYPIQKLKDDDFLENTTVFYKMWFLMVTTMLVRFKYYHAWIFADAICNNSGIGFNGYDKNGEPKWDLASNVDVYGFEMSLNMRDSIEHWNKGTNRWLRSIVYERTQYNKVVFTYALSALWHGFYPGYYLTFANGAFFTMVSRVTRRNIRPYFLGSKGMKFLYDALTFTTTRLLMAYMTFSFILLEFVPSVKMYLYVYLIPHIIGLTLFVIAPRLPKIPSHKKITEKESKTSQELINGTARKSM; encoded by the exons GCAGGCGATTCACCTTGCAGGCCTCCCCGCCTTATGTTACATAGCAATGCGCACACAAAATCCTCGTAATATACAGAG AGTTGTGTTAACAACGGCGATGCTCTACTTATCTTGTGTGCATTACCATCGACAGATGTACAATTACGGCTCGTACACGCTCGATATCACTG GGCCACTTATGGTGATAACGCAGAAAGTGACCAGCCTTGCGTACAGCATACATGATGGGTTAACGCGACGTGAAGAGGAACTCACGCCAACGCAACGTTATCAAGCCGTGAA AAAGATGCCGACGACGTTAGAGTACTTCAGCTACGTCTTCCATTTTCAAGCGTTGATGGCTGGGCCGGTGATATTTTATCGTGATTACATCGATTTTATTCATGGACGTAATCTAACTGGAGCAAGAGCTTTGACG GGCTGTGATAAAAATTCCGCTCACTACGATGAGATAGTCCTGGAACCGTCTCCGACACCGGTCGTAATAAAAAAGGTCATAGTGAGCTTATTGTGCGCGGCTATGTTCGTGACTTTCATTCCAACATACCCAATTCAGAAGCTAAAAG ACGATGACTTCCTCGAAAATACCACggtgttttataaaatgtggTTCCTGATGGTGACCACTATGTTAGTTCGCTTTAAATACTATCACGCGTGGATCTTCGCCGATGCCATATGCAATAATTCCGGGATTGGGTTCAACGGATATGACAAGAATGGCGAACCCAAATGGGATCTAGCTTCCAATGTTGATGTTTATGGGTTTGAg ATGTCTCTGAATATGAGGGACAGTATCGAACACTGGAATAAAGGAACCAATAGGTGGCTTAGATCGATTGTATATGAAAGGACACAGTACAATAAAGTTGTGTTCACGTACGCTCTTTCTGCCTTATGGCATGGTTTTTACCCCGGTTACTATTTAACATTCGCCAATGGAGCCTTTTTTACCATGGTGTCACGTGTT ACTCGTCGTAACATACGACCATACTTCCTAGGGTCCAAGGGGATGAAGTTCCTATACGATGCGCTTACGTTCACTACAACGCGACTCTTAATGGCCTATATGACATTCAGCTTTATACTCTTGGAATTTGTACCAAGTGTGAAAATGTACct GTATGTATACCTGATTCCACATATAATCGGTTTAACTTTATTCGTGATCGCACCACGTCTTCCGAAAATTCCGTCGCACAAGAAAATAACTGAAAAGGAATCGAAAACTTCTCAGGAATTAATTAACGGAACTGCGCGTAAATCCATGTGA